One Exiguobacterium sp. BMC-KP genomic window, CACGTCGCTTCCGACAATTCATCTCATCCCGTTGATTGATGAACGACTCAAGTTGTAGTGAATTCGCCGTTTCATAGGCTTTTCGAACATCTTGTTCCGAATAGCTTTCGAAATTTTTGCTGACGATGACTAGTCGTGTCTTGGCATCCTTAATATGACGTTCTAGTCGCTCGGCTTCTTTTATATAATCATGGACACGAACTTTCAAGTCGCGCAATTCTTGCTGGATTTCAGCATATTGCTCTCTCGAATCCTCCGTGATCCGAACGATTTCTTCGCGACTTTCCTCTACGACACCAATGATGTTTTGTACGATATCATTCAACGACAGTCGCTCCTTCATTTCATGCGTCATCGTGACTCCCTCCGGTCCTTACCACTCAAATGGTTGTCTCTCTCTCTGAACGTCGTTATGCTAGAAAGAACTAGTCAACGAGGAGGACATTAATAGTATGACATTATCTCATTATTATACAGTAAAAGAAAACGGTTTCCACGAAATCATTATTCAAAAGTCTCGATTCATTACATATATTTCTCGCATCTCTTCAGAAACAGAGGCGCAGGACTTCATTGCGCAGATTAAAAAGAAGCATCACGATGCCAATCATAACTGTTCTGCGTATGTCATCGGGGAACAAAATCAAATCCAAAAAGCAAGTGATGATGGTGAACCTAGCGGAACGGCAGGAGTCCCGATGCTTGAAGTACTAAAAAAAAGAAATTTACGTGATACCGTTGTTGTCGTCACGCGTTACTTTGGCGGTATTAAGCTCGGTGGCGGTGGATTAATTCGTGCCTATGGCTCAAGCGTCTCGGAAGCATTGAATGCAATCGGTATCGTTGAACGCATTCAACATCAATTGGTAGAAGTGCACATTGACTATACATGGCTTGGGAAAATCGAGAATGAACTTCGCTCAAGCATTCATCCCATTGATCAGATTCATTATCTGGATCAAGTCCAAGTCGATGTCTTGGTTAAAACGGCAGACGTCCCTGCCTTTATTGAATGGATGACAGACCTGACGAATGCGCAAGCCCAGTTCCAAGAAGGTGCTTTTCGCTACCTCGAACGTGACATTCTT contains:
- a CDS encoding YigZ family protein, with amino-acid sequence MTLSHYYTVKENGFHEIIIQKSRFITYISRISSETEAQDFIAQIKKKHHDANHNCSAYVIGEQNQIQKASDDGEPSGTAGVPMLEVLKKRNLRDTVVVVTRYFGGIKLGGGGLIRAYGSSVSEALNAIGIVERIQHQLVEVHIDYTWLGKIENELRSSIHPIDQIHYLDQVQVDVLVKTADVPAFIEWMTDLTNAQAQFQEGAFRYLERDILS